Proteins from one Neodiprion fabricii isolate iyNeoFabr1 chromosome 5, iyNeoFabr1.1, whole genome shotgun sequence genomic window:
- the LOC124183350 gene encoding trifunctional purine biosynthetic protein adenosine-3, with protein MARHSVLVVGGGGREHAICWKLAQSDQVDWVYLASENPGATQLDKVTSVPLNVKNNKEIAEWSKKQGVSLVVVGPEDPLANGLSDELKAAGVMCFGPQKEAAKIEADKNWSKLFMDRHKIPTARWKGFTDAEAAKDFVNRSEFPALVVKAAGLAAGKGVVVASAKSEACEAINDILVKKKFGTAGEVVIVEEILLGEEVSVLAFTDGKTVVPMMSAQDHKRIFNNDTGLNTGGMGAYCPCPLLSDEDAKIIEHKVLQATVDGLRAENIPFVGVLYAGLILTKDGPKVLEFNCRFGDPETQVILPLLKSDLFLAMKACCEGTLSSSLISWETGVSAVGVILASRGYPETSSKGQVITGIDKVSLKPDHFVFHSGTKLSSNGELLTNGGRVLITVSLASSLARAAAQATAAADEIFFEGKQFRTDIAHKGISRSILRGGKLSYKTSGVDIEVGDSLVSAIKPLVAATKRSGALGSIGGFGGLFDTKAAGYNDPLLVSGTDGVGTKLKIAITCKKHDTVGIDLVAMCVNDVLAHGAEPLFFLDYFACGKLDLDTATKVVAGVAEGCQRAGCTLVGGETAEMPDMYADGEYDLAGFAVGAVERTELLPRMSDIQPGDLVFGLSSSGVHSNGFSLVRSVLRLADKTYSDTAPFSESGKTIGEELLEPTKIYVKGVMPALKSGLIKAFAHITGGGLTDNIPRVLPHGTGVCLDASKWNIQPIFSWLAVNGGISRSEMLRTFNCGIGAILIGSPENKDKILKLLENEKPSVIGVVNSHNSGQQRVVVNNFDAVMDSGMRRHVPSLVKTLKRPLKKVGVLISGSGTNLQALIDATLDPMQRIGAEIVLVISNKSDVEGLRRAERAGIKTKVFKHTDYPSREAFDSDMDAALRAANVDLICLAGFMRILSAEFVIRWRGAMLNVHPALLPAFKGAHAHRDALAAGVRLSGCTVHFVEVDIDSGAIIEQEAVPVLPGDTVETLQERVKVAEHRLFPKALKLLATGQIELDKNGAIKWNY; from the exons ATGGCCCGGCATTCTGTTCTCGTCGTAGGCGGCGGAGGCAGAGAGCACGCTATTTGTTGGAAATTGGCTCAATCCGATCAG GTGGACTGGGTTTATCTGGCATCAGAGAACCCTGGAGCGACGCAACTGGATAAAGTGACTTCTGTCCCgttaaatgtgaaaaataataag GAGATAGCGGAATGGAGCAAGAAACAAGGTGTCAGCTTGGTAGTAGTGGGCCCGGAGGATCCACTGGCAAATGGCCTGAGCGACGAATTAAAAGCTGCTGGGGTAATGTGTTTCGGTCCACAGAAGGAGGCTGCTAAAATTGAGGCTGATAAAAATTGGTCAAAACTTTTTATGGACAGGCACAAAATACCAACGGCAAGATGGAAAGGATTTACCGACGCTGAAGCGGCAAAAGATTTTGTTAATCG GTCCGAGTTTCCTGCTCTGGTTGTTAAAGCCGCGGGTCTTGCTGCTGGTAAAGGGGTAGTTGTAGCATCAGCAAAATCAGAAGCTTGTGAAGCGATCAATGATATTTTAGTCAAGAAAAAGTTTGGTACCGCCGGAGAAGTTGTCATCGTTGAAGAAATACTTTTAGGAGAAGAAGTGTCCGTATTGGCGTTCACAGATG GAAAAACCGTCGTACCCATGATGTCTGCGCAGGATCATAAACGGATATTCAACAACGACACCGGCTTGAACACAGGTGGAATGGGTGCTTACTGTCCCTGTCCACTTTTAAGTGATGAAGATGCCAAAATCATTGAACATAAGGTCTTACAGGCAACCGTTGATGGCTTGCGTGCTGAAAATATACCGTTTGTTG GAGTACTTTATGCTGGCTTGATATTGACCAAGGATGGTCCCAAGGTTCTAGAATTCAATTGTCGATTTGGAGACCCTGAAACGCAAGTAATACTGCCACTACTGAAGTCTGACTTGTTCCTAGCAATGAAG GCTTGCTGTGAAGGAACCTTATCAAGCTCTCTAATTTCTTGGGAAACAGGTGTTTCTGCTGTTGGTGTTATTCTAGCATCGCGCGGGTATCCAGAAACGTCATCGAAAGGACAAGTCATTACTGGCATTGACAAAGTGTCTCTGAAACCCGATCATTTCGTATTCCACAGCGGCACCAAGCTTTCATCTAACGGAGAATTGCTTACCAATG GAGGAAGGGTCCTAATCACAGTGAGTTTGGCCTCATCATTGGCACGAGCAGCTGCCCAAGCTACTGCGGCagctgatgaaatttttttcgaaggAAAGCAATTCAGAACCGACATTGCACACAAAGGTATCTCTAG GTCTATATTGCGTGGAGGCAAGTTGTCGTACAAAACTAGCGGAGTAGATATAGAGGTTGGTGACTCGTTGGTTTCTGCTATTAAGCCACTTGTTGCTGCAACTAAACGAAGCGGTGCGTTAGGTTCAATTGGCGGATTTGGTGGACTTTTTGACACCAAGGCGGCAGGTTACAATGACCCGCTTCTTGTCTCTGGAACTGACGGCGTTGGAACCAAATTAAAA ATTGCCATCACCTGCAAGAAGCACGACACTGTCGGAATTGATTTGGTCGCAATGTGTGTTAACGATGTATTGGCACATGGCGCAGAACCCCTTTTCTTTCTAGATTACTTCGCCTGCGGTAAATTGGACCTTGACACCGCCACAAAAGTAGTTGCTGGTGTGGCAGAAGGTTGTCAGAGAGCTGGATGTACACTG gtCGGCGGTGAGACTGCGGAAATGCCGGACATGTACGCTGACGGCGAATACGATTTAGCCGGATTCGCTGTCGGCGCGGTAGAGAGGACTGAGTTACTGCCTCGCATGAGTGATATTCAACCTGGCGACCTAGTTTTTGGATTATCATCCAGCGGTGTACACAGTAACGGATTTAGTCTGGTTAGAAGTGTTCTAAGACTGGCCGATAAAACGTATTCGGACACAGCGCCGTTCTCTGAGTCCGGAAAAACGATTG GTGAAGAGTTACTGGAGCCAACGAAAATATACGTGAAGGGCGTCATGCCGGCTTTGAAGTCAGGCTTGATCAAGGCATTCGCTCATATTACCGGGGGTGGATTAACCGATAACATTCCTAGAGTTTTACCGCATGGAACAGGTGTCTGCTTAGACGCATCAAAGTGGAATATTCAACCCATCTTCAGTTGGCTTGCCGTTAATG GAGGTATTAGTAGATCGGAAATGCTAAGAACGTTTAATTGCGGCATCGGCGCAATTCTCATCGGCTCTCCAGAGAACAAGGACAAAATCCTAAAGCTCTTAGAAAATGAGAAACCCTCAGTTATCGGTGTCGTCAACTCGCACAACAGTG GTCAACAACGAGTGGTGGTGAATAATTTCGATGCAGTAATGGACTCTGGAATGAGACGACACGTCCCCTCGCTCGTTAAAACACTGAAAAGGCCTTTGAAAAAGGTCGGCGTTTTGATATCTGGTAGCGGTACGAATCTGCAAGCGCTGATCGATGCGACGCTTGATCCAATGCAACGAATAGGTGCCGAAATTGTTTTAGTCATATCGAACAAGTCCGATGTCGAGGGATTGAGACGAGCGGAACGAGCTGGAATCAAAACAAAG GTTTTCAAACATACCGACTACCCCAGCCGCGAGGCCTTCGATTCCGACATGGATGCCGCGCTCCGTGCCGCGAACGTTGACCTCATATGCTTGGCCGGATTTATGCGCATTCTATCTGCAGAATTTGTCATACGATGGAGAGGCGCAATGCTGAACGTCCACCCGGCTTTGTTGCCCGCTTTCAAAGGCGCCCACGCGCACAGGGACGCACTCGCCGCTGGAGTTCGACTCTCGGGATGCACCGTCCACTTTGTTGAG GTTGACATAGACTCTGGAGCGATAATAGAACAGGAAGCGGTTCCAGTGCTGCCCGGAGATACAGTAGAAACTCTTCAAGAACGGGTCAAAGTTGCCGAACACCGTCTATTCCCGAAAGCTTTGAAGCTTCTTGCTACCGGCCAAATTGAGCTCGATAAAAACGGCGCAATAAAATGGAACTATTAG
- the LOC124183357 gene encoding translocation protein SEC62: MAERRKNRKRKDEIAHPEAEEVLEKPSKEEYAVAKWIRSNVPSKKTKFLNHNVQYFTGTRAVDALLEKSPWNKTLFETREQITSFLDSMLKHKFFHRAKKVVLSEQELSKIRGAKKKGKDNGKPESKEDKKSLEKDEGKEKDAADPKDNDDKQEEKKELKKKPKVRLEMHLDQYFADSNDAYVWIYDPIPVYYWLIGTLVVLGTIGVCLFPLWPPSIRQGVYYISVTAAGFLVFILALAVIRVIVFCLLWVLTLGRHHLWLLPNLAEDVGFFASFWPLYQYEYCGPSSDGDKKSSKKKKRKKDKDSDSEETPLAPGESPATEDEGNDAKSGEEEEEAIENLGRNGDGERDGEEEVSEEGSESEKSNTGRDFEMVQHTELEEK; this comes from the exons ATGGCGGAACGACGGAAAAACAGGAAGCGCAAAGAC GAAATAGCGCATCCCGAGGCTGAAGAAGTTCTAGAAAAACCATCCAAGGAAGAATATGCAGTTGCCAAATGGATACGGAGCAATGTCCCGTCAAAAAAGACAAAATTCCTGAATCACAATGTACAGTACTTTACTGGTACACGGGCTGTCGATGCCCTACTTGAGAAATCTCCTTGGAATAAAACACTCTTTGAAACGCGCGAGCAGATCACAAGCTTTCTCGATTCGATGCTGAAACACAAGTTCTTTCATCGAGCCAAAAAAGTTGTGCTATCTGAACAGGAGTTGAGCAAAATTAGAGGAGCTAAGAAAAAGGGTAAGGATAATGGGAAGCCGGAATCCAAGGAGGACAAAAAATCTCTTGAGAAAGATGAAGGTAAAGAAAAGGATGCTGCGGATCCTAAAGACAACGATGACAAAcaggaggaaaaaaaggagCTGAAGAAAAAGCCAAAG GTACGCCTGGAAATGCACTTGGATCAGTATTTTGCCGACAGCAATGACGCTTACGTCTGGATCTACGATCCCATACCTGTTTATTACTGGCTCATCGGTACGCTTGTTGTTTTGGGGACAATAGGAGTATGTCTCTTCCCGTTGTGGCCGCCTTCAATCCGGCAAGGAGTCTACTACATCAGTGTTACCGCAGCTGGATTTCTGGTTTTCATATTGGCACTGGCAGTTATCAGAGTCATCGTATTTTGCCTGCTTTGGGTACTTACCCTGGGCAGGCATCACCTTTGGCTTCTGCCAAACCTGGCCGAAGATGTCGGGTTCTTTGCATCGTTCTGGCCGCTGTATCAA taTGAGTATTGCGGACCTTCTTCTGACGGAGAcaaaaaatcaagtaaaaagaagaaacgtaAGAAAGACAAGGATTCGGATAGCGAAGAGACACCTTTGGCACCAGG TGAAAGTCCTGCAACGGAGGATGAGGGGAACGACGCTAAGAGtggcgaagaagaagaggaggcgATAGAGAATTTGGGGAGAAATGGTGACGGTGAGAGGGATGGGGAAGAAGAGGTAAGCGAGGAGGGTTCAGAGAGTGAAAAGTCGAATACAGGTCGTGACTTTGAAATGGTCCAACACACAGAGTTGGAGGAAAAGTAG
- the LOC124183869 gene encoding uncharacterized protein LOC124183869 isoform X2, whose amino-acid sequence MELVLSPGRIGGGEKNGSPFQNEEVREWSHVDRLTGMLEHARIETGRWQTRHQGSAQAYGKVIDSRERNSADGNVVQKARRQVEVFQSQGVSGRSVQVVRASQWSSSRITDSTSSSPVSVSMTESQSSLRNGNDEIVPGGKSLFRRVQQCDDDQSLTKLSQVSRLCRQINTETGVGSFGNLRGKQSPHVSPLLGNRFRNLHHDFSYREYDGNVSNLVVTNSPKKSTSNEDLTKSVDNANARLKFNRDCKARRSLQIQKSSEVTTSSIVKAEDPVIEIPLHFNSYENNETRTMNGGVQVNEFGDKDLASSDKDVRNVAKNGDRKKLKSYVLGMQDESDSDSSLTVESKYLRNGERLFNGVAKTGEENCVNKEVGKCQYLKPTPILLKPVKSVQLTSTTGMIAKANTTVVHLNNAKAFPDPETDQSKVDETAGKLQSDKTSVNGNDESNAATISRSVKRVGFCKTEVHFAAESGKVNIVETDCKPPPSNRYRRRRRSNIVVGLPATNKNLPLIHFGDTTYEKYIFGQSNGSIKTEFKNGAVDKFLDNQPEASAVLRDEQRLQIPDSDDLPIKDGWSARLKTILQSEPATIDQNDDLNAHANFDGIDETIAVDHTFKGHTTTVNLGANGLSKLMQKHANEDVIDQNIVSVSSIDEDDLETGNSGLPVEEIFFESNGTVEKNHVQGTILNERNVITSDNENNKVLLNIVTTHEPVIARVEESHSVETRRELFAGKKLHSHSENVEENRNNAGESSRVSKSFSTRIRKTSTKHKTKEHCDNALKKEVETGCCLKNDTNTTDPTYVNVFERKKEKSIPIYENCYVNNRKRNLNDKKYSKNMISGDIQSLAELKTVTDNLTQSTNGDCDSESASLSNTDCEDENFTPSSRARDADAKLATISENTNSGKVNNRESHKVKQSRIKSKRAARPPSSVSSIESVHRISVSENTNVSEVKSLHSKSTRSSRLRSRNNQEKIPAKESAERYSSDDKKNNTIERTSNSKISRSNHAINNITKASYDQTGNNLNASIRSKKPIEIVYETAVFNMKNEKLAKSSRAKESKTPRYINDLICGSKPKRSNDMKHVKGAALCQQRVHHKSVSPTNRHWK is encoded by the exons atggAGCTGGTATTGTCGCCCGGTAGAATCGGAGGGGGAGAAAAGAATGGTTCTCCTTTTCAAAATGAGGAGGTACGAGAGTGGTCGCATGTCGATCGTCTCACTGGGATGCTTGAGCATGCCAGAATAGAGACAGGTCGATGGCAAACGCGTCATCAAGGATCTGCCCAGGCCTACGGGAAG GTAATCGATTCACGAGAGCGCAATTCGGCGGATGGAAATGTCGTCCAAAAAGCACGAAGACAAGTCGAGGTATTTCAGAGCCAAGGGGTGAGTGGCAGGTCTGTTCAAGTTGTCAGAGCTTCTCAGTGGTCCTCCTCTAGGATAACAGATTCCACATCGAGTAGCCCTGTGTCTGTATCAATG ACCGAGTCGCAGTCCTCACTGAGAAACGGAAACGACGAAATAGTTCCAGGTGGTAAATCACTGTTTAGAAGAGTACAGCAGTGCGACGATGACCAAAGTTTGACCAAACTATCTCAAGTTTCGCGACTGTGTCGTCAGATAAACACTGAGACCGGTGTTGGCAGCTTCGGAAACCTGCGAGGAAAACAGTCACCCCATGTTTCTCCCCTTCTCGGCAATAGATTTAGGAATCTACACCACGATTTCAGTTACAGGGAATACGATGGGAACGTTTCGAACTTGGTGGTAACGAATAGTCCGAAAAAAAGCACCTCGAACGAAGACCTGACTAAGTCTGTTGATAATGCAAACGCGAGGTTGAAATTTAACCGGGATTGCAAGGCTCGACGTTCTCTgcaaatacagaaatcatcCGAGGTAACTACGAGTAGCATCGTTAAAGCGGAGGATCCCGTTATTGAAATTCCGTTGCATTTCAATTCGTACGAAAATAATGAGACTCGTACTATGAACGGCGGAGTTCAGGTTAACGAATTTGGCGATAAAGATCTCGCGTCATCCGATAAAGACGTTAGAAATGTGGCGAAAAATGGGGataggaaaaaattgaagtcgTACGTGCTGGGAATGCAGGATGAGTCTGATTCAGATTCAAGCTTGACGGTTGAGAGCAAATACCTGAGGAATGGGGAGCGCCTGTTTAACGGCGTTGCTAAAACGGGGGAAGAAAATTGTGTGAATAAGGAGGTTGGGAAATGCCAGTATTTGAAACCGACTCCGATTCTGTTGAAGCCCGTAAAATCGGTTCAATTAACCTCAACTACAGGCATGATTGCCAAGGCTAACACGACCGTCGTTCACCTGAACAACGCCAAAGCATTTCCTGACCCAGAAACTGACCAATCAAAGGTTGACGAAACCGCGGGAAAGCTGCAGTCGGATAAGACGAGCGTAAACGGAAACGACGAATCGAACGCTGCGACGATATCGAGGTCTGTGAAAAGAGTAGGATTCTGCAAGACTGAGGTACACTTCGCCGCAGAGTCTGGAAAGGTGAATATAGTTGAAACCGATTGCAAACCTCCGCCATCTAATAGATATAGACGAAGAAGGCGAAGCAATATCGTCGTCGGTTTGCCTgctacgaataaaaatttaccgctTATTCATTTCGGCGATACCACCtacgagaaatatatttttggtcAATCGAACGGCTCGATTAAAACCGAGTTTAAAAACGGTGCAGTTGACAAATTTCTCGATAATCAGCCGGAAGCGTCTGCGGTTCTTAGGGACGAACAAAGATTGCAGATTCCAGATTCAGACGACTTGCCGATCAAAGACGGATGGAGCGCTAGGCTTAAAACTATACTGCAATCCGAGCCTGCCACTATTGATCAAAATGACGATTTGAATGCTCACGCTAATTTCGATGGTATTGACGAGACGATAGCCGTTGATCATACGTTCAAGGGACACACGACTACGGTTAATCTCGGTGCTAATGGGCTCTCAAAACTCATGCAGAAGCATGCGAATGAAG ACGTCATAGACCAAAATATCGTCAGTGTATCGTCGATTGACGAAGACGATTTGGAAACTGGTAACTCTGGCCTACCGGTGGAAGAAATATTCTTCGAATCTAACGGCaccgtggaaaaaaatcacgtgCAAGGCACGATATTGAATGAGAGAAATGTGATAACTTCGgataacgaaaataataaagtttTGTTGAATATCGTTACGACACACGAGCCTGTCATCGCTAGAGTAGAAGAAAGCCATTCTGTAGAGACAAGGAGAGAGTTATTTGCtggtaaaaaattgcattCCCATTCCGAAAATGTGgaagaaaacagaaataatGCGGGGGAATCAAGTCGCGTTAGCAAGTCTTTTTCGACGAGGATACGGAAGACTAGCACTAAACATAAAACCAAAGAACACTGTGATAATGcattaaaaaaagaagtggAAACAGGCTGCTGTTTGAAGAATGATACAAACACGACTGATCCTACTTACGTGAATGTGttcgaaagaaagaaggagaaaagcATTCCGATATACGAAAATTGTTATGTAAACAATCGTAAGAGAAATTTAAATGATAAGaagtattcgaaaaatatgaTATCTGGCGATATTCAGTCTCTTGCAGAGTTAAAAACTGTTACAGATAATTTGACTCAGTCCACGAACGGCGATTGCGACTCTGAATCGGCAAGTTTGTCGAATACTGATTGtgaggatgaaaatttcacgccGTCTTCCAGAGCTAGAGACGCTGATGCTAAACTGGCAACGATATCCGAAAATACGAACTCTGGCAAGGTAAATAATCGCGAAAGCCATAAAGTCAAACAGAGCAGAATAAAAAGCAAAAGGGCAGCTAGACCGCCATCGTCTGTGTCTAGCATTGAAAGCGTTCACCGAATTTCCGTTAGCGAAAATACAAATGTTTCTGAAGTTAAATCATTACACTCTAAATCTACTCGGTCAAGCAGGCTACGCAGTAGAAATAATCAGGAGAAAATACCGGCTAAGGAATCCGCCGAAAGATATTCCTCGGAcgacaagaaaaataatacgatcGAACGAACATCGAACTCAAAAATATCTCGTTCTAATCACGCAATTAATAACATTACGAAAGCAAGCTACGATCAGACTGGGAATAATTTGAATGCTAGTATAAG aTCGAAAAAACCGATCGAAATTGTTTATGAAACCGCTGTATTTAACATGAAGAATGAAAAGCTTGCTAAATCATCGAGGGCCAAAGAATCTAAGACCCCTCGATACATCAATGATCTCATATGTGGAAGTAAACCGAAACGTTCGAACGATATGAAACACGTTAAAG GAGCAGCTCTGTGTCAACAACGTGTACATCATAAAAGCGTATCCCCAACAAAtag ACACTGGAAATGA
- the LOC124183869 gene encoding uncharacterized protein LOC124183869 isoform X1 encodes MELVLSPGRIGGGEKNGSPFQNEEVREWSHVDRLTGMLEHARIETGRWQTRHQGSAQAYGKVIDSRERNSADGNVVQKARRQVEVFQSQGVSGRSVQVVRASQWSSSRITDSTSSSPVSVSMTESQSSLRNGNDEIVPGGKSLFRRVQQCDDDQSLTKLSQVSRLCRQINTETGVGSFGNLRGKQSPHVSPLLGNRFRNLHHDFSYREYDGNVSNLVVTNSPKKSTSNEDLTKSVDNANARLKFNRDCKARRSLQIQKSSEVTTSSIVKAEDPVIEIPLHFNSYENNETRTMNGGVQVNEFGDKDLASSDKDVRNVAKNGDRKKLKSYVLGMQDESDSDSSLTVESKYLRNGERLFNGVAKTGEENCVNKEVGKCQYLKPTPILLKPVKSVQLTSTTGMIAKANTTVVHLNNAKAFPDPETDQSKVDETAGKLQSDKTSVNGNDESNAATISRSVKRVGFCKTEVHFAAESGKVNIVETDCKPPPSNRYRRRRRSNIVVGLPATNKNLPLIHFGDTTYEKYIFGQSNGSIKTEFKNGAVDKFLDNQPEASAVLRDEQRLQIPDSDDLPIKDGWSARLKTILQSEPATIDQNDDLNAHANFDGIDETIAVDHTFKGHTTTVNLGANGLSKLMQKHANEDRMKIEESSNEGKDNQLQYSSGSEQADEEVRSYMLGSQIHHKLHVQHKKFLHSIAMEKSRNVRNSKELHLGPSTVNERKDINCIDVIDQNIVSVSSIDEDDLETGNSGLPVEEIFFESNGTVEKNHVQGTILNERNVITSDNENNKVLLNIVTTHEPVIARVEESHSVETRRELFAGKKLHSHSENVEENRNNAGESSRVSKSFSTRIRKTSTKHKTKEHCDNALKKEVETGCCLKNDTNTTDPTYVNVFERKKEKSIPIYENCYVNNRKRNLNDKKYSKNMISGDIQSLAELKTVTDNLTQSTNGDCDSESASLSNTDCEDENFTPSSRARDADAKLATISENTNSGKVNNRESHKVKQSRIKSKRAARPPSSVSSIESVHRISVSENTNVSEVKSLHSKSTRSSRLRSRNNQEKIPAKESAERYSSDDKKNNTIERTSNSKISRSNHAINNITKASYDQTGNNLNASIRSKKPIEIVYETAVFNMKNEKLAKSSRAKESKTPRYINDLICGSKPKRSNDMKHVKGAALCQQRVHHKSVSPTNRHWK; translated from the exons atggAGCTGGTATTGTCGCCCGGTAGAATCGGAGGGGGAGAAAAGAATGGTTCTCCTTTTCAAAATGAGGAGGTACGAGAGTGGTCGCATGTCGATCGTCTCACTGGGATGCTTGAGCATGCCAGAATAGAGACAGGTCGATGGCAAACGCGTCATCAAGGATCTGCCCAGGCCTACGGGAAG GTAATCGATTCACGAGAGCGCAATTCGGCGGATGGAAATGTCGTCCAAAAAGCACGAAGACAAGTCGAGGTATTTCAGAGCCAAGGGGTGAGTGGCAGGTCTGTTCAAGTTGTCAGAGCTTCTCAGTGGTCCTCCTCTAGGATAACAGATTCCACATCGAGTAGCCCTGTGTCTGTATCAATG ACCGAGTCGCAGTCCTCACTGAGAAACGGAAACGACGAAATAGTTCCAGGTGGTAAATCACTGTTTAGAAGAGTACAGCAGTGCGACGATGACCAAAGTTTGACCAAACTATCTCAAGTTTCGCGACTGTGTCGTCAGATAAACACTGAGACCGGTGTTGGCAGCTTCGGAAACCTGCGAGGAAAACAGTCACCCCATGTTTCTCCCCTTCTCGGCAATAGATTTAGGAATCTACACCACGATTTCAGTTACAGGGAATACGATGGGAACGTTTCGAACTTGGTGGTAACGAATAGTCCGAAAAAAAGCACCTCGAACGAAGACCTGACTAAGTCTGTTGATAATGCAAACGCGAGGTTGAAATTTAACCGGGATTGCAAGGCTCGACGTTCTCTgcaaatacagaaatcatcCGAGGTAACTACGAGTAGCATCGTTAAAGCGGAGGATCCCGTTATTGAAATTCCGTTGCATTTCAATTCGTACGAAAATAATGAGACTCGTACTATGAACGGCGGAGTTCAGGTTAACGAATTTGGCGATAAAGATCTCGCGTCATCCGATAAAGACGTTAGAAATGTGGCGAAAAATGGGGataggaaaaaattgaagtcgTACGTGCTGGGAATGCAGGATGAGTCTGATTCAGATTCAAGCTTGACGGTTGAGAGCAAATACCTGAGGAATGGGGAGCGCCTGTTTAACGGCGTTGCTAAAACGGGGGAAGAAAATTGTGTGAATAAGGAGGTTGGGAAATGCCAGTATTTGAAACCGACTCCGATTCTGTTGAAGCCCGTAAAATCGGTTCAATTAACCTCAACTACAGGCATGATTGCCAAGGCTAACACGACCGTCGTTCACCTGAACAACGCCAAAGCATTTCCTGACCCAGAAACTGACCAATCAAAGGTTGACGAAACCGCGGGAAAGCTGCAGTCGGATAAGACGAGCGTAAACGGAAACGACGAATCGAACGCTGCGACGATATCGAGGTCTGTGAAAAGAGTAGGATTCTGCAAGACTGAGGTACACTTCGCCGCAGAGTCTGGAAAGGTGAATATAGTTGAAACCGATTGCAAACCTCCGCCATCTAATAGATATAGACGAAGAAGGCGAAGCAATATCGTCGTCGGTTTGCCTgctacgaataaaaatttaccgctTATTCATTTCGGCGATACCACCtacgagaaatatatttttggtcAATCGAACGGCTCGATTAAAACCGAGTTTAAAAACGGTGCAGTTGACAAATTTCTCGATAATCAGCCGGAAGCGTCTGCGGTTCTTAGGGACGAACAAAGATTGCAGATTCCAGATTCAGACGACTTGCCGATCAAAGACGGATGGAGCGCTAGGCTTAAAACTATACTGCAATCCGAGCCTGCCACTATTGATCAAAATGACGATTTGAATGCTCACGCTAATTTCGATGGTATTGACGAGACGATAGCCGTTGATCATACGTTCAAGGGACACACGACTACGGTTAATCTCGGTGCTAATGGGCTCTCAAAACTCATGCAGAAGCATGCGAATGAAG atcgaatgaaaattgaggaATCCTCTAACGAAGGGAAAGACAATCAACTGCAGTATAGTTCTGGGAGCGAACAAGCCGACGAAGAAGTTCGATCTTACATGCTTGGATCTCAAATACATCACAAGCTCCACGTCCAgcataagaaatttttacattcaattGCAATGGAAAAGTCGAGGAACGTTCGCAATTCCAAGGAACTCCACTTAGGTCCGAGTACAGTGAATGAAAGGAAGGATATTAATTGCATAG ACGTCATAGACCAAAATATCGTCAGTGTATCGTCGATTGACGAAGACGATTTGGAAACTGGTAACTCTGGCCTACCGGTGGAAGAAATATTCTTCGAATCTAACGGCaccgtggaaaaaaatcacgtgCAAGGCACGATATTGAATGAGAGAAATGTGATAACTTCGgataacgaaaataataaagtttTGTTGAATATCGTTACGACACACGAGCCTGTCATCGCTAGAGTAGAAGAAAGCCATTCTGTAGAGACAAGGAGAGAGTTATTTGCtggtaaaaaattgcattCCCATTCCGAAAATGTGgaagaaaacagaaataatGCGGGGGAATCAAGTCGCGTTAGCAAGTCTTTTTCGACGAGGATACGGAAGACTAGCACTAAACATAAAACCAAAGAACACTGTGATAATGcattaaaaaaagaagtggAAACAGGCTGCTGTTTGAAGAATGATACAAACACGACTGATCCTACTTACGTGAATGTGttcgaaagaaagaaggagaaaagcATTCCGATATACGAAAATTGTTATGTAAACAATCGTAAGAGAAATTTAAATGATAAGaagtattcgaaaaatatgaTATCTGGCGATATTCAGTCTCTTGCAGAGTTAAAAACTGTTACAGATAATTTGACTCAGTCCACGAACGGCGATTGCGACTCTGAATCGGCAAGTTTGTCGAATACTGATTGtgaggatgaaaatttcacgccGTCTTCCAGAGCTAGAGACGCTGATGCTAAACTGGCAACGATATCCGAAAATACGAACTCTGGCAAGGTAAATAATCGCGAAAGCCATAAAGTCAAACAGAGCAGAATAAAAAGCAAAAGGGCAGCTAGACCGCCATCGTCTGTGTCTAGCATTGAAAGCGTTCACCGAATTTCCGTTAGCGAAAATACAAATGTTTCTGAAGTTAAATCATTACACTCTAAATCTACTCGGTCAAGCAGGCTACGCAGTAGAAATAATCAGGAGAAAATACCGGCTAAGGAATCCGCCGAAAGATATTCCTCGGAcgacaagaaaaataatacgatcGAACGAACATCGAACTCAAAAATATCTCGTTCTAATCACGCAATTAATAACATTACGAAAGCAAGCTACGATCAGACTGGGAATAATTTGAATGCTAGTATAAG aTCGAAAAAACCGATCGAAATTGTTTATGAAACCGCTGTATTTAACATGAAGAATGAAAAGCTTGCTAAATCATCGAGGGCCAAAGAATCTAAGACCCCTCGATACATCAATGATCTCATATGTGGAAGTAAACCGAAACGTTCGAACGATATGAAACACGTTAAAG GAGCAGCTCTGTGTCAACAACGTGTACATCATAAAAGCGTATCCCCAACAAAtag ACACTGGAAATGA